The Streptomonospora litoralis genome window below encodes:
- a CDS encoding DUF421 domain-containing protein produces the protein MLSSGLGATPVALLVVVLATCGAYLALIVFSRLAGLRSFSEMTNFDMAATVAFGSIVATTAVGTTSLLEGVVGLGVLFTVQALLAWYRRHDGGERLMDSGPLLLMRDTEVIEDNLSRVRMTRGDLCSKLRLAGITTFDQVAAVVMESTGEVSVLRRNPDGTPLEPELLASVSAGDGPPAI, from the coding sequence GTGCTGTCCAGCGGTCTGGGAGCCACGCCCGTGGCGCTACTGGTCGTGGTTCTCGCCACGTGCGGGGCGTATCTGGCCCTCATCGTGTTCTCACGCCTCGCCGGGCTCCGGTCCTTCTCTGAGATGACCAACTTCGACATGGCCGCCACGGTGGCCTTCGGGTCGATCGTGGCCACTACAGCGGTCGGCACCACCTCACTGTTGGAGGGCGTCGTGGGCTTGGGCGTGCTGTTCACCGTGCAGGCCCTGCTCGCCTGGTACCGCCGCCACGACGGCGGCGAGCGGCTGATGGACAGCGGTCCGCTGCTGCTGATGCGCGACACCGAGGTCATCGAGGACAACCTGTCGCGGGTGCGGATGACGCGCGGCGACCTGTGCTCCAAGCTGCGCCTGGCCGGAATCACGACCTTCGACCAGGTCGCCGCGGTGGTGATGGAGTCCACCGGAGAGGTCTCGGTGCTGCGGCGCAACCCTGACGGGACGCCGCTCGAGCCCGAGCTGCTGGCCAGCGTCAGCGCAGGCGACGGGCCTCCCGCGATCTGA
- the dnaE gene encoding DNA polymerase III subunit alpha, whose product MADPFVHLHVHTEYSMLDGAAKLKPLFAEAARQQMPAVAMTDHGNMFGAYEFWEQSKGSGVKPVIGIEAYVAPESRFHKKRVRWGRGDSDENTEGGKDISGGGRYLHMTMWARNATGLRNLFRMSSLASLEGYYGKPRMDLELMSRYAEGIMVSTGCPSGGVQTRLRLGQEKEAIDYAAKLQDIFGKDSVFLELMDHGISIERDVRDGLLKVGRELNLPPLVTNDSHYVTQDQAQDHDALLAVGVGKNLDDPARFKFNGDGYYIKSAEEMRSLVSLDEWAQGCRNTLMVADSVEDGAYDEVFASRDLMPKFDVPEAETQSTWLRKEIDRLTPTRYPDGTDDAVRDRIDRELHIINEMGFPAYFLVVSDICQYARKHGIALGPGRGSAAGSMVAYVLGITDLDPLAHGLLFERFLNPERVTMPDIDLDFDERRRGEMIEYVTEFYGEERVAQILTFGTIKAKAAVKDSTRIHGLPYALGDQITKAFPPPVGGKEISLAEVEDDSAERYAEAVELRTLMEKDPQVKKVMETARGIEGLTRGTGVHAAGVILSAEPLLDVVPLHKRDTDGAIITGFPFPQCEEMGLLKMDFLGLRNLTIIDDAIQNVKSNEGVEIDWSQVGFDDPKTYELLARGDTLGVFQLDGTAMRALLRRMQPTQFSDIVAVNALYRPGPMAANAHNDYADRSNGRQDITSIHPELADALDPILSETYHLLVYQEQIMAIAQQMAGYSLGGADLMRRAMGKKKKEALEKEYTKFNAGMLERGFSQEAVDTLWEVMLPFSGYAFNKSHAAGYAILSFRTAYLKANHPASYMAALLTSVSGDKDKMAVYLAECRKMGIQVLPPDVNESALRFTAVGADIRFGMGAVRNVGTNVVESVMGTRKAKGEFTSFVDFVSKIELAACNKRVVESLVKAGAFDGFGQPRMDLFNHHEHAVDAMISAKKQEAHGQFDLFGGGDEDDSGPIGLDITWSDKEWDRKTKLAFEREMLGLYVSSHPLAGAERILARSSDAAILDINNGERRDRAEVQVAGLISGVERRVSKQSGNPWAKVTIEDLDASIDVLFFAEAYTLYSEVLVEDTAVSVKGRVKEREGEYSIQAVELTPLDISHVSEGPPPMLLTVQEQRLTADLVDELKHVLKAHRGETPLTIRVDHPAKSRVYDVPGYPVRVGPELAGDLKSLLGAEAVTY is encoded by the coding sequence GTGGCTGACCCCTTCGTCCACCTGCACGTCCACACCGAGTATTCGATGCTGGACGGCGCCGCCAAGCTGAAGCCGCTGTTCGCCGAGGCGGCCCGGCAGCAGATGCCCGCGGTCGCCATGACCGACCACGGCAACATGTTCGGCGCCTACGAGTTCTGGGAGCAGTCCAAAGGCTCGGGGGTCAAGCCCGTCATCGGCATCGAGGCGTACGTGGCGCCGGAGTCGCGGTTCCACAAGAAGCGGGTGCGCTGGGGCCGCGGCGACTCCGACGAGAACACCGAAGGCGGCAAGGACATCTCCGGCGGTGGCCGCTACCTGCACATGACCATGTGGGCGCGCAACGCCACCGGCCTGCGCAACCTCTTCCGCATGTCCTCGCTGGCCAGCCTCGAGGGCTACTACGGCAAGCCGCGCATGGACCTGGAGCTGATGAGCCGCTACGCCGAGGGGATCATGGTCTCCACCGGCTGCCCCTCAGGGGGGGTGCAGACCCGGCTGCGCCTCGGCCAGGAGAAGGAGGCCATCGACTACGCCGCCAAGCTCCAGGACATCTTCGGCAAGGACAGCGTCTTCCTGGAGCTGATGGACCACGGCATCAGCATCGAGCGCGATGTCCGCGACGGCCTGCTCAAGGTCGGCCGCGAACTGAACCTGCCCCCGCTGGTGACCAACGACTCCCACTACGTCACCCAGGACCAGGCCCAGGACCACGACGCCCTGCTGGCGGTGGGCGTCGGCAAGAACCTCGACGACCCCGCCCGGTTCAAGTTCAACGGCGACGGCTACTACATCAAGTCCGCCGAGGAGATGCGCTCGCTGGTGAGCCTGGACGAATGGGCCCAGGGCTGCCGCAACACGCTCATGGTCGCCGACTCCGTCGAGGACGGCGCCTACGACGAGGTCTTCGCCTCCCGCGACCTCATGCCCAAGTTCGACGTGCCCGAGGCCGAGACCCAGTCGACGTGGCTGCGCAAGGAGATCGACCGGCTCACGCCCACCCGCTACCCCGACGGCACCGACGACGCCGTGCGCGACCGCATCGACCGCGAACTGCACATCATCAACGAGATGGGCTTTCCCGCCTACTTCCTGGTCGTCTCCGACATCTGCCAGTACGCGCGCAAGCACGGCATCGCGCTGGGTCCGGGGCGCGGGTCGGCGGCCGGATCGATGGTCGCCTACGTGCTCGGCATCACCGACCTCGACCCGCTGGCGCACGGACTGCTGTTCGAGCGGTTCCTCAACCCCGAGCGCGTCACCATGCCCGACATCGACCTGGACTTCGACGAGCGTCGGCGCGGGGAGATGATCGAATACGTCACCGAGTTCTACGGCGAGGAGCGGGTGGCCCAGATCCTCACCTTCGGCACCATCAAGGCCAAGGCCGCCGTCAAGGACTCCACCCGAATCCACGGCCTGCCCTACGCACTGGGCGACCAGATCACCAAGGCGTTCCCGCCGCCGGTCGGCGGCAAGGAGATCTCGCTGGCCGAGGTCGAGGACGACTCCGCCGAGCGCTACGCCGAAGCCGTCGAGCTGCGCACCCTGATGGAGAAGGACCCGCAGGTCAAGAAGGTCATGGAGACCGCCCGCGGCATCGAGGGGCTCACCCGCGGCACCGGTGTGCACGCAGCCGGCGTGATCCTCTCGGCCGAGCCCCTGCTGGACGTCGTGCCGCTGCACAAGCGCGACACCGACGGCGCCATCATCACCGGGTTCCCCTTCCCGCAGTGCGAGGAGATGGGCCTGCTGAAGATGGACTTCCTGGGCCTGCGCAATCTCACGATCATCGACGACGCGATCCAGAACGTAAAGTCCAACGAGGGCGTCGAGATCGACTGGTCCCAGGTCGGTTTCGACGACCCCAAGACCTACGAGCTGCTGGCGCGCGGCGACACCCTGGGCGTGTTCCAGCTCGACGGTACGGCCATGCGGGCGCTGCTGCGCAGGATGCAGCCCACCCAGTTCTCCGACATCGTCGCCGTCAACGCGCTGTACCGGCCCGGCCCCATGGCGGCCAACGCCCACAACGACTACGCCGACCGCTCCAACGGGCGCCAGGACATCACCTCGATCCACCCGGAACTGGCCGACGCGCTGGACCCGATCCTCTCCGAGACCTACCACCTGCTCGTCTACCAGGAGCAGATCATGGCCATCGCCCAGCAGATGGCCGGCTACTCGCTGGGCGGCGCCGACCTGATGCGCCGCGCTATGGGCAAGAAGAAGAAGGAGGCGCTGGAAAAGGAGTACACCAAGTTCAACGCCGGCATGCTGGAGCGCGGGTTCTCCCAGGAGGCCGTCGACACGCTCTGGGAGGTCATGCTCCCCTTCTCCGGATACGCGTTCAACAAGTCGCACGCCGCCGGCTACGCCATCCTCTCCTTCCGCACCGCCTACCTGAAGGCCAACCACCCCGCCTCCTACATGGCGGCCCTGCTCACCTCCGTCAGCGGCGACAAGGACAAGATGGCGGTCTACCTCGCCGAGTGCCGCAAGATGGGCATCCAGGTCCTGCCGCCCGACGTCAACGAATCGGCGCTGCGCTTCACCGCCGTCGGCGCCGACATCCGCTTCGGCATGGGCGCCGTGCGCAACGTCGGCACCAACGTGGTGGAGTCCGTCATGGGGACCCGCAAGGCCAAGGGCGAGTTCACCTCCTTCGTCGACTTCGTGTCCAAGATCGAGCTGGCCGCCTGCAACAAGCGCGTCGTGGAGTCCCTGGTCAAGGCCGGGGCCTTCGACGGGTTCGGCCAGCCCCGCATGGACCTGTTCAACCACCACGAGCACGCCGTCGACGCGATGATCTCGGCCAAGAAGCAGGAGGCGCACGGCCAGTTCGACCTGTTCGGCGGCGGCGACGAAGACGACTCCGGGCCGATCGGGCTCGACATCACCTGGTCGGACAAGGAGTGGGACCGCAAGACCAAGCTCGCCTTCGAGCGGGAGATGCTGGGCCTCTACGTCTCCAGCCATCCGCTGGCGGGCGCCGAGCGCATCCTGGCCCGGTCCAGCGACGCCGCCATTCTCGACATCAACAACGGTGAGCGCCGCGACCGCGCGGAGGTGCAGGTGGCGGGGCTGATCTCCGGCGTGGAGCGGCGGGTCAGCAAGCAGTCGGGCAACCCCTGGGCGAAGGTGACCATCGAGGATCTCGACGCCAGCATCGACGTGCTGTTCTTCGCCGAGGCCTACACCCTCTACTCCGAGGTGCTGGTCGAGGACACCGCCGTCTCAGTCAAGGGCCGGGTCAAGGAGCGCGAGGGCGAGTACTCCATCCAGGCGGTGGAGCTGACCCCGCTCGACATCAGCCACGTCTCCGAGGGGCCGCCACCCATGCTGCTGACCGTGCAGGAGCAGCGCCTGACCGCCGACCTGGTCGACGAGCTCAAGCACGTGCTCAAGGCCCACCGGGGCGAGACACCGCTGACCATCCGCGTGGACCACCCCGCCAAGTCGCGGGTCTACGACGTCCCCGGCTACCCGGTCCGGGTGGGCCCGGAGCTGGCCGGCGACCTGAAATCCCTGCTGGGCGCCGAGGCGGTCACCTACTAG